A segment of the Alistipes communis genome:
CTGCGTATCGAACAAGATCCGTTCGTCGGGCCGCAGCAGGATCGGACTTTTACGGTCCGGGGTCAGGACACGGACGCTGCCCGATTGAAGGATCGTTTCGGCATAGCGAGTACCGGCCCGGTGACGGGCGTCGAACTCCGTACCGAGTACCTCGACCTGCATGACCTCCATATCGACGACGAAGGGATGGGAGGCATCGTGCCTGACCTGAAAAAAGGCTTCGCCGTCGAGCCGGACCCGACGGATTCCGGCATCGAATGTTTCGGGATAGCTCAGACGACTGTCGCCATTGAGCCAGACCCGCGTCCCGTCGGGAAGCGTGAACTCGCTCTTGCTGCCTCGGGCCGTGACCAGGCACACCGAAGGGGCGCGTTCATACCGCGAACGCAGGAACAGGTATTCCCCGCAGACGACGAGCGCCAGCAGGGCCGCAGCGGCCGCAAAACGCCGCAAAGATATGAACCGGCTCTTCTTTCCGGCCCGGTCCAGCATGTCGATCCGGTGGTGTATGTCGGGGAGTTTATGGCGGTAATCGCGTTCCGCAGGCCGGGCGAGCAATTCCTTCCAGGCCTGAAAAAGCGCTGCGTCCTTCGTTTCCCGGTCGGCCGGGGCGGTCATCCACCGTCGGAAACGGCGTTGGATCTCCTCCGGCATATCGCCGTGCAGAAAATCGCGGACGAGTCTGTTGATTTTGTCGGTCTTCATCGTTTGGGGTGCTGCTCATAATATAGAACGACGAAAGAACGGCGAACCCCCAGCCGGAAAGAACGATTTTCAGAAAAAAAGCGTGATCGAGGCAAGCAGGCGCCGCAGTTGGCCGAGTGCGGCGGTCATATGGTTTTCCACGGTCTTGACGCTGATCCGGAGCCGCTCGGCGATCTCCCGGTTCGAAAGACCCTCGTAACGGCTCATCCGGAAGATACGCCGCCGCTGATCGGGCATCTTGTCCACGGCGATGGAGATCAACAGCGCCAGATCGTTCGTCTCCACCTGGCTGTCGAGCGTATCGTCGTGAAAATAGCGGACGGAGGACAACTGGGCCGATTCGTATTTCTCATGCACCAGCGAACGGTTGTAAATGTCGAAAATAGCGTTTTTCGTCATCGTAAAGAGGTAATTGGAAAAACGGGTCATCTGCGCGATCTCCTCTTTGCGTTCCCAGACTTTCAGCATGATGGACTGCATGACATCCTCCGCCTCCGTCCGGTTCTTCAACATCCAGAACGCCAGTTCCTCGACTTTCGGAGCATAATGCAGATAGAGCGCATCGAACGCCTCCCGATCCCCCTGCGCCAGCCGATCCAATATTTCCCGCTCCTGCTCCACTCAAAAAATGTTTTTACAAAGATACGAAATATTCTTGCCATATTTTTCTTCCTTTATCAACTCTCTAATGGTTACCCCTAAAACTTTTGCGATATCATCCAATACCGCCAATGTCGGTTGTTAACGATTACAACAATAAGCATTCACGGTGTTAAAACTTTTGCCTATTTTTCCCGCCAACTCCGTTTGAGAAATATCTTTCTCGATGAGTACCAATTTAATCCGATTAAGGTTTTGATTCATATATCCGGCTACTTCATTTTATAAATATAGTAAATCGCCCGCTATCTACATTACATTTTCAGCTAAAAACGGGACACAATCCCTAACACACAACTCAACTTAACTCAACCATATCTCCTAAACAAAATAAGATGCCAATAAAAAACTTAGCTTACCCCTATACAAACCCGCATAGAGATAAGCCAAGTTACTAATTATCACAGTCCCGTCAAACGATGGAGTTCACCCGCTCCTCTTGCTGCCATTCTGCAAGGGAAACAATTGCTTGGTATTGTTCTAGAGTCAAATCCGAACCTCATCATCCGAGCATTCATATTCCCAGGGCAATTCATAGACAGCACCTTCTTCTTGATAGCCCATATATGTGATATGAATCGGGAACCAGCCGCACATAATCCCCTTCCCGCAGGATTCTCAGAAGCTTCTCTGCGTCGTAGATCAGCAGCAGCGCCCCAGCCTTATACAGGGCAGTAACCACCTCAATAGCCAGCCCGACATTGGACGAATAACTGTTGGAGGTAACAATCATCCAACCTTGCTAACGCTTGTTTGAGGCAAAGATATTCAAGCGAGAAAGTCCTAGTTCACCGTAGTGGTCCGTTGCAAACCGTATAAAATTCGCCGGACTGTCAATGCCGTACAGGGTCTCCACATCCACGAACTTCATCTGCTTATAATAGGCTACATCACGCAGCGTTTCCGGAACATCCTGCAAATCCTCATAAACACGTCCGCTGGCGCCCCGTTTTCGGTAGTAAGCCTCATACGCCTCTTGGCAATGCGGTAATAAGTGCAATACAGCCGGATGGTCATACACTCCAAAGGAGGCACGGAACGCCCGTGCACCGAGTCCTCCAATGCATTGATGGCCGTTTCCCGATTTCCACCTCAATTTTGGAATTCGGTACTATGCGGTTAAATTCCTTTTGTGCAATACGCCTATTCGTTGTTGATACGGTAGGTTGTGCGCCACGTAGTCATTGAATCCGTCTGGATTCGCAACAACGACATCAATCAGCCGTTGCAGATAGTCGAAGAGGCGGGTTAGGGTCTTCCTGCACCACGCATCATCTGGTTCCCCATCAACACACGCGGAGCGGTTCGTGATGATGAACCTGGTACGCTTCCGGTCCGTAACACGAAGCGACCGAGAATCCCCGTATCAGATCGAAGCGACATGGAACCACCGCGTCTCCAGTGGGTTGAATGCAAGCCAATCCGCAAGGAACGCCTCCCGGCCGTCATATTCCCCCGAAGCAATCAACTCCCCGGCATCGCCCCACTCTTCTGGCGTAGGCCGCGACACCTCGATATAGAATCCCCGGTACTCATCGTCGCCCATCACGGCCAGTCGTTTGAATTGACACTGAATTTCAACCAGCCGTTCCAGAATATCGCCACCAACGACAATCTCCCATTGGCAGCTTTCGCCCAACGCCTCCAAATGCAAAGCGTTCAGACCAAACTCCTTCGCCAAATCGGCAAGAAACCTTCTATCCATGATCTTCCTCTTGTTTATTTCTGTATACTCATAAGATCTTTTCTACGTTCCTTTGGCAAAACAGTCCTATGGACTGCTTCCGATAATATGTACACATAAATGGCATTGCAAACACACGTTCGACTAGACTACAAAATGATCAGTTATGTCAATAGTGAAACCGCAGCCTTCATAACTCGATTGTCCCGATAAATGTATTCATCAAACAGATCCAATACCTCATTCATAGCATCTGTATCTTCATGCAAACTTAGTTTCTTGTAAATCTCAAGCAAAACATTTACAACCTCATCATCGACTAGAGATGCATCCTCAGTATCAAAATACCTCTGAGACGATATGAATCTATAACATAATACTGGGCTAGTCGAAATACATTTCTTCACATAACCAAGCTCAAAATGAACTTGCTGATACTTTTTTCCTAAATATACTGGGGTAATGCTACAATACCAATTGAAAGCCTCCGTCGGGAGAGAATCACAATGCATACAATAGGCATTAACAACTTTTTCCCGACTGTCAGATGCATAATGTTCAAGAATTTTCACACTCAAATCTCGGTACTCTACATGCTCATATGATTTCATTGCCGTCTCAACAAGTTTGGCAACAATCTCTTCATTGTTAATGGCTAGTATCTTCTCAAGCCGCCTTTCGCATTCTTCCGAAATAGGAGTCCCTTTCATACCGTAAAAGTATATCTGGACAAGCAATTCATGAGTTGAAGGATCGGGCTCAATACGGTCAATATAATTACAGACCACATCATTCCTATAATAAAAGCACCATTGGATCGCATTCACCTGGAGATATAAGGACTCTGGCCCCATACCTGACAAAAGAGATCTCACCAGAGGGAAATACAACTCTTCATCATAATAATCTTCCATGTTCAAATAATGGAGTGGTACTGTTTTGATATACTCATGCAGAAGAATATTATTATCGGCAAAGAATGTATAAACTATCGGTCTTCTCGAAGGAATCGCACACATGCGTACTAACAATTCTGCGGCACAACCTTGGTATGAATTAATTGCTTTTGTAAGCATGTCTGTAGCTCGCCTACTCATATCCCTCTTACCATCTTCCGCCGTAAACAAACTACTTTCTTCAGAAAAAGGAGAGATGGTCAAGGTTTTACAAAGCTCCATTATTTCCTCAATGCACTCATTCTCTTCCTTGATATAGTACTCAACAATCTGACTAAAAGTATAGGAATTTGCTTTAGCGAACTCTTCTGAAATGTATCGTTTTGATAAATTCCAAAGTGAATATGGATTGACTCCACCTGCTAAAAGCCCTTCTAAACCTGCAATCTTGTACATATCTTGAATATCCGCCATATCACTAATTTCAAGCACGAAATCGTAAAATCTGTCCGGATTAGAGGATACACACTTTTTAAATGCATCGGCATGCTCCCTCAAACTAATAGGACCTCGACCCTCACGCCACTTATACTCACCAAGTTTCAGAAATGAATTCAACCAGTTAGAAATTGGCCATCTTGCATATGTTTCATCACCTACAACGCCACCGCAAATATGTGCCACACCGACGGAATGATAATTTCTCTCCACCATATGTTTCTGTCCGAATCTGCGCAAAAGTTCTTGGTAGCATCTCCTCATCTCCGGAATCATATGATCCTCTGGCAATGTATTGCATATCAATTCCCATTTGTCTTGCCATAAATGGGGACACAAAAACTGACTCCACCGTCTTTCTGCATCGTATTTAAAATCAAATTCAGACTTATACGATAATAAAGCCCGCTGATACCTCTCAGCGTCATTTTCATTCAACGTCTCATACCATGCCCTGAGCATTTTCAGAAAGAAGAACTCAACATCTCCACGAAGATATATTCCGATCGTCGCATTATCCTCCAACAGGAGCCGAATCTGGTCATCATACTGTCTCGGAGCCTCAGCCATAGCTGCAAAAGCCACAGACAACGTTGTCTCATTATTTAATGACAGAAGTTCAAGGAC
Coding sequences within it:
- a CDS encoding FecR family protein; this translates as MKTDKINRLVRDFLHGDMPEEIQRRFRRWMTAPADRETKDAALFQAWKELLARPAERDYRHKLPDIHHRIDMLDRAGKKSRFISLRRFAAAAALLALVVCGEYLFLRSRYERAPSVCLVTARGSKSEFTLPDGTRVWLNGDSRLSYPETFDAGIRRVRLDGEAFFQVRHDASHPFVVDMEVMQVEVLGTEFDARHRAGTRYAETILQSGSVRVLTPDRKSPILLRPDERILFDTQTGRIAVSEVSACDYCSWTSRRLVFTNKSLSAILVNLERWYGVHFHSEGNIDLSAKLSFHIEYESLEEAMRLISRIAPIRYDIRGGTVFLAPE
- a CDS encoding RNA polymerase sigma-70 factor yields the protein MEQEREILDRLAQGDREAFDALYLHYAPKVEELAFWMLKNRTEAEDVMQSIMLKVWERKEEIAQMTRFSNYLFTMTKNAIFDIYNRSLVHEKYESAQLSSVRYFHDDTLDSQVETNDLALLISIAVDKMPDQRRRIFRMSRYEGLSNREIAERLRISVKTVENHMTAALGQLRRLLASITLFF